From Bacillus basilensis, a single genomic window includes:
- a CDS encoding DUF3899 domain-containing protein has translation MNKVFFHTCILIFIAIIASSIGAFLVSSQFLLNFVNISFYIALFFILIGGFLFIFQNGFFNVTIYAFQRVFGTNKKIDSLIEEVEEPTDKKERIYKTYSFKWTYPICITGIVLGLFSTLISFTILM, from the coding sequence TTGAATAAAGTTTTTTTTCATACTTGTATACTAATTTTCATAGCGATAATCGCTTCTAGTATTGGCGCATTCCTCGTTTCATCGCAATTTTTGTTGAATTTTGTCAACATCTCGTTTTATATCGCACTATTTTTTATTCTTATAGGCGGTTTTTTATTCATATTTCAAAATGGATTTTTTAACGTAACAATTTACGCTTTCCAAAGAGTATTTGGTACGAACAAAAAAATTGACTCTTTAATTGAAGAAGTAGAGGAACCTACCGATAAGAAAGAACGTATTTATAAAACATATTCATTCAAATGGACGTATCCAATTTGCATTACCGGTATCGTTCTTGGGTTGTTCTCGACTCTCATTAGCTTTACTATTTTGATGTAG
- the opp3b gene encoding oligopeptide ABC transporter permease: MGRYVLKRFVYMALTLFLITTLTFFLMKLLPGSPLKNQEKLSPAQKEIILEKYGLNDPVPVQYARYLGNLAKGDLGVSFQYDNRPVTDMIVDRIGPSAQLGLQAIILGTFIGLILGIIAALRNNTWVDYGATIISVLGMSVPSFVFAALLQYFVGVKLGWFPVAFWKGPEFTVMPTIALSMAVIATIARFARAELIEVMQADYILTAKAKGISQGVIIIKHALRNALIPVVTILGPMVAGLITGTLVIEQIYAVPGLGEQFVKSITVNDYTVIMGTTIFYSAIFILVIFIVDILYGIIDPRIRLAGGKK, translated from the coding sequence ATGGGACGTTATGTATTAAAACGTTTCGTGTACATGGCTTTGACATTATTTTTAATTACTACACTGACTTTCTTTTTGATGAAATTACTTCCGGGTTCTCCGCTTAAAAACCAGGAGAAGTTATCACCGGCACAAAAAGAAATCATTCTTGAAAAATATGGTTTAAATGATCCAGTGCCAGTTCAATATGCACGTTACTTAGGTAACTTAGCAAAAGGTGATTTAGGGGTATCATTCCAATATGATAACCGTCCAGTAACAGATATGATTGTGGATCGCATTGGACCATCAGCACAACTTGGTTTACAAGCGATTATATTAGGAACATTTATCGGTTTAATTTTAGGAATCATTGCGGCACTTCGTAACAATACGTGGGTCGATTATGGGGCGACAATTATTTCCGTACTCGGGATGTCGGTACCATCGTTCGTATTCGCCGCATTACTACAATATTTCGTAGGGGTAAAACTTGGATGGTTCCCAGTAGCATTCTGGAAAGGACCAGAGTTTACAGTAATGCCTACAATCGCTTTATCGATGGCAGTTATCGCAACAATTGCACGTTTCGCTCGTGCGGAGTTGATTGAAGTTATGCAAGCTGACTACATTTTAACAGCGAAAGCGAAAGGAATTAGCCAAGGCGTTATCATTATCAAACACGCACTTCGCAACGCGTTAATTCCAGTTGTAACAATTTTAGGACCAATGGTTGCAGGATTAATTACAGGTACATTAGTTATTGAGCAAATTTATGCTGTACCAGGACTAGGGGAACAGTTCGTTAAATCTATTACAGTGAATGACTATACAGTTATTATGGGAACTACAATTTTCTATAGTGCGATTTTCATCTTAGTTATTTTCATTGTTGATATTTTATACGGAATTATTGATCCTCGTATTCGTTTAGCGGGAGGGAAAAAATGA
- a CDS encoding ABC transporter ATP-binding protein: MTKQREKLIEVKNVKQHFDVSGGVVKAVNDISFDIYRGETFGLVGESGCGKSTTGRTIIRLYDATAGEVLFDGENVHGKKSRAELKKFNRKMQMIFQDPYASLNPRMTVGDIIAEGIDIHGLAKGKKERMERVHELLNTVGLNKEHANRFPHEFSGGQRQRIGIARALAVEPEFIIADEPISALDVSIQAQVVNLLKKLQKEKGLTYLFIAHDLSMVKYISDRIGVMYRGQIVELTTSDELYANPIHPYTKSLLSAIPLPDPDYERNRKRIVYDPSQHDYGSEAPTMREIRPGHFVLCSEAEYKKYKEIYQ; this comes from the coding sequence ATGACTAAACAACGTGAGAAATTAATTGAAGTAAAAAATGTAAAGCAGCACTTCGACGTGAGTGGTGGTGTTGTCAAAGCGGTTAATGATATTTCATTTGATATTTACCGCGGAGAAACATTTGGTCTTGTAGGAGAATCAGGTTGTGGTAAATCGACAACTGGAAGAACGATTATTCGTTTATATGATGCAACTGCTGGTGAAGTATTGTTCGATGGTGAAAATGTACATGGTAAAAAATCACGCGCAGAACTGAAGAAGTTCAACCGTAAAATGCAAATGATTTTCCAAGATCCATATGCATCATTAAATCCTCGTATGACAGTAGGGGATATTATCGCAGAAGGTATTGATATTCACGGATTAGCAAAAGGCAAAAAAGAGCGTATGGAACGTGTTCATGAGCTGTTAAATACAGTTGGTTTAAATAAAGAGCACGCAAACCGTTTCCCACATGAATTCTCAGGTGGACAACGTCAACGTATCGGTATCGCACGCGCACTTGCTGTAGAACCTGAATTTATCATTGCCGATGAGCCAATCTCAGCACTTGACGTATCAATCCAGGCGCAAGTTGTAAACTTATTGAAAAAATTACAAAAAGAAAAAGGTTTAACATACTTATTCATTGCCCATGATTTATCAATGGTAAAATACATTAGTGACCGCATTGGCGTAATGTATCGTGGTCAAATCGTTGAGCTAACAACAAGTGATGAGTTATATGCGAATCCAATTCATCCATATACAAAATCACTATTATCAGCAATTCCACTTCCAGATCCAGATTATGAGCGTAATCGTAAACGTATTGTATACGATCCGTCACAGCATGATTATGGTAGTGAAGCACCAACAATGCGTGAAATTCGCCCAGGACATTTCGTGTTATGTTCTGAAGCGGAATATAAGAAATATAAAGAGATTTATCAATAA
- a CDS encoding peptide ABC transporter substrate-binding protein: MKKKIPLILASTLTVSMLGACSYQKEDNKAGAKEKSSNKQVLNLTETAEIPTMDTTLSTDATSSNIMNNTMEGLYRLGKDDKLVPGVAKSYEKSEDGKKYVFKLREDAKWSNGEPVTAKDFVYSWRRAVDSNTGAKFAYILFDVKNAEKVNKKELPVEELGVKAIDDHTLEVELDNPVPYFVSLTVYPTLYPLNEKFVTEQGAKFGLESNTTLYNGPFVLNEWKHEQSFQLKKNPTYWENKEVKLEEINFNIVKDRSTAINLYETKAIDRVVLTSEFVDKYKSDADFKTIKRPSTQFIRLNEKNKFLANKNIRKAIAMSFERENIGKVILNDGSEGIYGFVPKGLAKGPNGKDFREENGKLIKEDIKEAQKYWEAGKKELGVDKVELELLNFDTDDAKKIGEYLKGQFEKNLPGLTVPTKMQPFAQKLKLEASGDYAMSYAGWSPDYMDPMSFLEMYTTGNAQNKVNYANPAYDDLIKKAKTEVDVQARWDALLKAEKQLLEDAAIAPVYQPGKAYLQRQSITGLLEHKYGGEFSYKWVELKN, from the coding sequence ATGAAGAAAAAGATACCGTTAATACTTGCATCGACGTTGACAGTCAGTATGTTAGGGGCTTGTAGTTACCAAAAAGAGGATAATAAAGCAGGCGCAAAAGAAAAATCCTCAAATAAGCAAGTTTTAAATCTAACTGAGACAGCTGAAATTCCAACTATGGATACGACGTTATCGACAGATGCAACATCTTCTAACATCATGAATAACACAATGGAGGGATTATATCGTCTGGGGAAAGACGATAAACTTGTTCCAGGTGTCGCTAAATCTTATGAGAAATCAGAGGATGGCAAAAAGTATGTATTTAAGTTACGTGAAGATGCGAAATGGTCTAATGGTGAACCTGTAACAGCGAAAGACTTCGTTTATTCTTGGAGAAGAGCTGTAGATTCCAACACGGGTGCCAAGTTTGCTTACATACTATTTGATGTTAAAAATGCGGAGAAAGTTAACAAAAAAGAATTGCCAGTTGAAGAACTTGGTGTAAAGGCAATTGATGATCATACACTTGAAGTGGAATTAGATAACCCTGTTCCTTATTTTGTAAGTTTAACAGTCTATCCAACATTGTATCCTTTGAATGAGAAATTTGTAACAGAACAAGGAGCGAAATTTGGATTAGAATCCAATACGACACTTTACAATGGTCCATTCGTATTAAATGAATGGAAGCATGAACAAAGTTTCCAACTTAAGAAAAATCCAACGTATTGGGAAAATAAAGAAGTAAAACTTGAGGAAATAAACTTCAATATTGTTAAGGATCGTTCAACTGCTATAAATTTATATGAAACGAAAGCAATTGATCGTGTAGTGTTAACATCAGAGTTTGTAGATAAATACAAATCAGATGCTGATTTCAAAACGATTAAGAGACCATCTACACAATTTATTCGCTTAAATGAAAAGAATAAATTTTTAGCAAATAAAAATATCCGAAAAGCAATTGCAATGTCCTTTGAACGTGAAAATATCGGAAAAGTTATCTTAAACGATGGTTCAGAGGGTATATATGGTTTTGTTCCGAAAGGCTTAGCAAAAGGTCCGAATGGAAAAGACTTCCGTGAAGAAAACGGAAAGCTTATAAAAGAGGATATTAAAGAAGCTCAAAAATACTGGGAAGCTGGTAAAAAAGAACTTGGTGTAGACAAAGTAGAGTTAGAGCTATTAAACTTTGATACTGATGATGCGAAAAAAATCGGAGAGTACTTAAAAGGCCAATTTGAAAAGAACTTACCAGGTTTAACAGTTCCAACTAAAATGCAGCCATTTGCACAAAAATTAAAACTTGAAGCAAGTGGAGATTATGCAATGTCATATGCGGGATGGAGTCCAGATTATATGGATCCAATGTCATTCCTTGAAATGTATACGACAGGTAATGCACAAAACAAAGTAAATTATGCAAATCCAGCATATGATGATTTAATTAAAAAAGCAAAAACAGAAGTTGATGTACAAGCTCGCTGGGATGCTCTATTAAAGGCAGAAAAACAACTGCTTGAAGATGCAGCGATAGCTCCAGTATATCAACCAGGAAAAGCTTATTTACAACGCCAATCTATTACAGGTCTATTAGAACATAAATATGGCGGGGAATTTAGCTATAAGTGGGTTGAACTCAAAAACTAA
- a CDS encoding MATE family efflux transporter, whose amino-acid sequence MLRYTLLKIDIGKEGTDMTAIQAKNGPTEKLSLFLLTWPIFLEVFLFMLMGIADTFMLSALSDDAVSGVGAANQYLHIAILVLEVIGNGAAIVVSQYLGSKRFMEASKISALAVTLNLVVGLVISAGFLLFSKHMMMAMNLQGDVLMYAQSYLSIVGGAIFLQAIINSLAAIIRVHGFTKQAMFISLGMNIIHIAGNYVLIFGKFGFPELGVQGAAISSAVSRLIALIVFFWLLYRVMEYRVKLQYYFTLSKEYIGKILKIGIPSAFEQVMYQACQIVFLYYATYLGTESLAARQYATNISMFTYLFAIAIGMGTAIIIGRLVGGGEKDEAYERVWKSVKWAIGVTLCMVALVITFRTQLMGLFTDNPHIITLGASVLLLSVLLETGRTMNIVIINSLRAAGDAKYPVLIGAFSMVLMSLPLGYFFAFHLDMGLLGIWLAIAIDEWTRAIIMFFRWKSRAWERYTLVTPEEKEETVSVQVQ is encoded by the coding sequence CAGGCAAAAAACGGGCCTACTGAGAAACTAAGTTTATTCTTATTAACATGGCCTATTTTTCTAGAAGTTTTTCTATTTATGTTAATGGGGATCGCTGATACTTTCATGTTAAGTGCATTATCAGACGATGCTGTATCTGGGGTTGGTGCAGCGAATCAATATCTCCATATCGCTATTTTGGTACTAGAAGTCATCGGGAACGGCGCAGCTATCGTCGTATCTCAATACCTCGGTTCCAAACGTTTTATGGAAGCATCTAAAATATCAGCTTTAGCCGTCACATTAAATTTAGTGGTCGGACTCGTTATAAGCGCTGGTTTTCTTTTATTTTCAAAACATATGATGATGGCAATGAACTTACAAGGCGATGTACTCATGTATGCACAAAGCTATTTATCTATCGTCGGAGGAGCTATTTTCCTTCAAGCTATTATTAATTCATTAGCCGCAATTATCCGCGTACATGGCTTCACAAAGCAAGCGATGTTTATTTCACTTGGAATGAATATTATTCATATCGCTGGAAACTACGTACTCATTTTCGGGAAATTCGGTTTCCCAGAACTCGGTGTACAAGGGGCTGCCATTTCTTCTGCTGTCAGCAGGCTAATCGCACTTATCGTTTTCTTCTGGCTACTGTACCGCGTTATGGAATACCGTGTGAAATTACAATATTACTTCACCTTATCAAAAGAATACATCGGGAAAATTTTAAAGATCGGGATTCCATCTGCATTTGAGCAGGTTATGTATCAAGCTTGCCAAATTGTCTTCTTATACTATGCAACATACTTAGGAACAGAATCATTAGCGGCTAGACAATACGCTACTAACATCTCTATGTTTACTTATTTATTCGCTATTGCAATCGGTATGGGAACAGCAATTATTATCGGGCGCCTCGTTGGCGGTGGTGAAAAAGATGAAGCGTATGAACGTGTATGGAAAAGTGTAAAATGGGCAATTGGAGTCACTTTATGTATGGTTGCTCTCGTTATTACATTCCGCACACAATTAATGGGGCTATTTACAGATAATCCGCACATTATTACATTAGGTGCGTCAGTTCTTTTACTAAGTGTACTACTTGAAACGGGACGTACGATGAACATCGTTATCATCAATTCACTTCGTGCAGCTGGTGATGCAAAGTACCCAGTTTTAATCGGTGCATTCTCTATGGTGTTAATGAGTTTACCACTCGGTTACTTTTTCGCCTTCCATTTAGATATGGGGCTCCTTGGTATTTGGCTAGCGATTGCTATTGACGAATGGACGCGTGCCATTATTATGTTCTTCCGCTGGAAAAGCAGAGCGTGGGAGCGTTATACACTCGTTACACCTGAAGAAAAAGAAGAGACTGTTTCTGTTCAGGTGCAATAA
- a CDS encoding ABC transporter ATP-binding protein — MKTLLEVKDLQVSFDTHAGEVQAVRGVTFDLKKGETLAIVGESGSGKSVTSKALMGLIPNPPGRIKNGEIIFEGRDLTKLTEKEMQQVRGKDIAMIFQDPMTSLNPTMTIGNQIMEGLIKHQGMSKADARKVALELIDLVGIPNPEARLKQYPHQFSGGMRQRVVIAMALACNPKLLIADEPTTALDVTIQAQILELMKDIQQKTEAAIIFITHDLGVVANVADRVAVMYAGKVVEIGTVDEIFYNPKHPYTWGLIASMPSLDGSEEELYAIPGTPPDLLKPPKGDAFAPRNPQALKIDFEMDPPLFKVSDTHYAATWLLHEQAPEVKPPAVVEKRILQMKAGEQHD, encoded by the coding sequence ATGAAAACATTGCTAGAGGTAAAAGATTTGCAAGTCTCCTTTGATACACATGCAGGTGAAGTACAAGCTGTACGCGGTGTTACTTTTGATTTGAAAAAAGGAGAAACATTAGCGATTGTAGGAGAATCTGGTTCTGGGAAATCAGTTACTTCTAAAGCGTTAATGGGATTAATTCCGAATCCTCCAGGTCGTATTAAAAACGGTGAAATCATATTTGAAGGTCGTGACTTAACGAAATTAACAGAAAAAGAAATGCAACAAGTGCGCGGTAAAGATATCGCGATGATTTTCCAAGATCCAATGACATCATTAAACCCAACGATGACAATTGGAAATCAAATTATGGAAGGTCTTATTAAACACCAAGGAATGAGTAAAGCAGATGCACGTAAAGTTGCATTAGAATTAATCGACCTTGTAGGTATTCCAAATCCGGAAGCGCGCTTAAAACAATATCCTCACCAATTCTCAGGTGGTATGAGACAGCGTGTAGTTATTGCGATGGCGTTAGCTTGTAACCCAAAATTATTAATTGCCGATGAGCCGACAACAGCGCTAGACGTTACAATTCAGGCGCAAATTTTAGAGCTTATGAAAGACATTCAGCAAAAAACAGAAGCGGCAATCATTTTCATTACGCATGACTTAGGTGTAGTGGCAAACGTTGCTGATCGCGTGGCAGTTATGTACGCTGGTAAAGTTGTTGAAATCGGAACTGTAGATGAAATTTTCTACAATCCAAAACATCCGTACACTTGGGGCTTAATTGCATCTATGCCAAGTTTAGATGGTTCAGAAGAAGAGCTATATGCAATCCCTGGAACGCCTCCAGATTTATTGAAGCCGCCAAAGGGAGATGCTTTTGCACCACGTAACCCACAGGCACTGAAAATTGATTTTGAAATGGACCCACCTTTATTTAAAGTAAGTGATACACACTATGCGGCAACTTGGTTACTTCACGAGCAAGCTCCAGAAGTAAAACCGCCGGCAGTCGTTGAAAAACGCATTCTTCAAATGAAAGCAGGTGAACAACATGACTAA
- the trpS gene encoding tryptophan--tRNA ligase yields the protein MSVIFSGIQPSGTITLGNYLGAMKQFTELQNEHDCYFCIVNQHAITVPQDPVQLRKNIRSLAALYVACGIDPEKATLFVQSEVPAHAQLGWIMQSVAYVGELERMTQYKDKASGRDSVPAGLLTYPPLMAADILLYNTEIVPVGDDQKQHMELTRDLAERFNKRFREVFTIPEIRIPKVGARVMSLTEPTKKMSKSDPNPKSMISMLDEPKTIEKKIKSAVTDSEGIVKFDKENKPGISNLLTIYSSFSGKTVEDIEAMYEGKGYGDFKGDLAQVVVEAIRPIQDKYNELISSPELDEILDKGAEKANRVAFKQLRKVENAMGLSRKRR from the coding sequence ATGTCAGTTATCTTTTCTGGTATTCAGCCGAGTGGAACGATTACACTTGGAAACTATTTAGGAGCTATGAAGCAATTTACAGAGCTTCAAAATGAACACGACTGTTATTTCTGTATTGTAAACCAACATGCGATTACAGTACCTCAAGATCCCGTACAACTTCGTAAAAATATCCGCAGTCTTGCTGCACTTTATGTAGCATGCGGTATCGACCCTGAAAAAGCTACTTTATTTGTACAGTCAGAAGTGCCAGCACACGCTCAACTAGGATGGATTATGCAATCAGTTGCTTACGTTGGAGAATTAGAGCGTATGACGCAATATAAAGATAAAGCATCAGGTAGAGATTCAGTTCCAGCTGGATTACTAACGTATCCACCATTAATGGCTGCTGATATTTTACTTTACAACACTGAAATCGTACCTGTTGGTGATGATCAAAAACAACATATGGAATTAACACGTGACCTAGCAGAGCGTTTCAACAAGCGCTTCCGTGAAGTATTCACAATTCCTGAAATTCGCATTCCAAAAGTAGGGGCTCGCGTTATGTCACTAACAGAACCTACGAAAAAAATGAGTAAATCTGATCCAAATCCAAAATCAATGATCAGCATGCTTGATGAACCAAAAACAATTGAAAAGAAAATTAAGAGTGCCGTAACTGATTCTGAAGGTATCGTGAAATTCGATAAAGAAAACAAACCTGGTATCTCTAACTTATTAACAATCTACTCTTCATTCTCTGGAAAAACAGTTGAAGACATCGAAGCAATGTACGAAGGCAAAGGATACGGAGACTTCAAAGGCGACCTAGCACAAGTAGTCGTAGAAGCAATTCGTCCAATCCAAGACAAGTATAACGAACTAATCAGCTCACCAGAACTAGACGAAATTCTAGACAAAGGTGCCGAAAAAGCAAACCGCGTTGCATTCAAGCAACTACGCAAAGTAGAAAACGCAATGGGACTAAGCAGAAAACGGAGGTAA
- the opp3C gene encoding oligopeptide ABC transporter permease codes for MMKDVQKLSPDLFQQANQNNVDNEVIARPSLTFWQDVRRRLFQHKGAMFGLVLLALIILLAILGPMVSKHSYKEQDLGRAKLPPKIPVIENVHWLPFDGTDQYGVDQYEKRDIKEYFWFGTDDLGRDLWTRTWEGTRVSLYIALLAAAIDLVIGVAYGGISAFYGGRVDNIMQRVMEIINGIPYLIIVILMVIIMGSGIWSITLAMAITGWIGMSRIVRGQILKLKNQEYVLASRTLGATNTQLIVKHLIPNVMGPIIVMTMFTIPTAVFGEAFLSFIGLGIQPPFASLGSLVNDGYKSIQTYPHMMFIPAVVISMLILAFNLMADGLRDALDPKMRK; via the coding sequence ATGATGAAAGATGTACAAAAATTATCTCCAGATTTATTTCAACAAGCCAATCAAAATAATGTTGATAATGAAGTCATTGCCCGTCCAAGCTTAACGTTTTGGCAAGATGTAAGAAGACGTTTGTTCCAACATAAAGGGGCAATGTTCGGTTTAGTTTTATTAGCGCTTATTATCTTACTAGCAATTTTAGGACCGATGGTAAGTAAGCATTCGTATAAAGAGCAAGACTTAGGTCGTGCGAAATTACCACCGAAAATTCCAGTTATTGAAAATGTTCATTGGCTACCATTTGACGGTACAGATCAATATGGCGTTGACCAATATGAAAAACGTGATATTAAAGAGTATTTCTGGTTTGGTACAGATGATCTTGGCCGCGATTTATGGACAAGAACATGGGAAGGTACACGTGTATCGTTATATATCGCTCTTTTAGCAGCAGCGATTGACTTAGTAATTGGGGTTGCTTATGGAGGTATTTCAGCGTTCTATGGCGGTAGAGTAGATAACATTATGCAACGTGTTATGGAGATTATTAACGGTATTCCATACTTAATCATCGTTATTTTAATGGTAATCATTATGGGATCTGGTATATGGTCAATTACACTCGCAATGGCAATTACAGGTTGGATAGGGATGTCGCGTATCGTTCGTGGACAAATCCTAAAATTAAAAAACCAAGAATATGTATTAGCATCTCGTACATTAGGTGCAACAAATACACAATTAATTGTAAAACACTTAATCCCGAACGTAATGGGACCAATTATCGTAATGACAATGTTTACAATTCCAACAGCGGTGTTTGGTGAGGCGTTCTTAAGCTTCATCGGTTTAGGTATTCAGCCACCATTCGCATCACTTGGTTCTCTTGTAAATGACGGTTATAAATCAATTCAAACGTATCCACATATGATGTTCATCCCAGCGGTTGTCATCAGTATGTTAATCTTAGCATTCAACTTAATGGCAGACGGATTACGCGACGCGTTAGATCCAAAAATGCGTAAGTAA